DNA sequence from the Cellulophaga sp. HaHaR_3_176 genome:
GGAGTTACCCAACTTCTAAAATTTCCTTTCAATTGATACCAATACTAATCAGTACCATCTTTTTAATGAACGTTTTGACTAAATTAATAATCAAGCTTTAAGTTGTAGTCTCAGGCAGACTCGAACTGCCGACCTCTACATTATCAGTGTAGCGCTCTAACCAGCTGAGCTATGAGACTCTCACTTTGCGAATCTTGCGACTCAATCAATATTTTTATATAACATATATATAAGACAGCGATAAAATTAATATAACTCAAAAATACAAGGACTAGATTCCTACTAAATTACATCTGTGATGCTTTTCTCTAGAAAGGAGGTGTTCCAGCCGCACCTTCCGGTACGGCTACCTTGTTACGACTTAGCCCTAGTTACCGATCTTGCCCTAGGCCGCTCCTTACGGTGACGGACTTCAGGCACTCCCGGCTTCCATGGCTTGACGGGCGGTGTGTACAAGGCCCGGGAACGTATTCACCGGATCATGGCTGATATCCGATTACTAGCGATTCCAGCTTCACGGGGTCGAGTTGCAGACCCCGATCCGAACTGTGACCGGTTTTATAGATTCGCTCTCTGTTACCAGATGGCTGCTCTCTGTACCGGCCATTGTAGCACGTGTGTGGCCCAGGACGTAAGGGCCGTGATGATTTGACGTCATCCCCACCTTCCTCACGGTTTGCACCGGCAGTCTTGCTAGAGTCCCCGACATGACTCGCTGGCAACTAACAACAGGGGTTGCGCTCGTTATAGGACTTAACCTGACACCTCACGGCACGAGCTGACGACAACCATGCAGCACCTTGTAAATTGTCCGAAGAAAAGTCTATCTCTAAACCTGTCAATCTACATTTAAGCCCTGGTAAGGTTCCTCGCGTATCATCGAATTAAACCACATGCTCCACCGCTTGTGCGGGCCCCCGTCAATTCCTTTGAGTTTCATTCTTGCGAACGTACTCCCCAGGTGGGATACTTATCACTTTCGCTTGGCCGCTCAGTCCGAAAACCGAACAGCTAGTATCCATCGTTTACGGCGTGGACTACCAGGGTATCTAATCCTGTTCGCTACCCACGCTTTCGTCCATCAGCGTCAGTGTATAGTTAGTGACCTGCCTTCGCAATCGGTATTCTATGTAATATCTATGCATTTCACCGCTACACTACATATTCTAGCCACTTCACTATAACTCAAGACCGCCAGTATCAAAGGCAGTGCATACGGTTGAGCCGCAGCATTTCACCTCTGACTTAACAGCCCGCCTACGGACCCTTTAAACCCAATAATTCCGGATAACGCTCGGACCCTCCGTATTACCGCGGCTGCTGGCACGGAGTTAGCCGGTCCTTATTCTTACAGTACCGTCATCAATCTACACGTAGATCTTATTCTTCCTGTATAAAAGTAGTTTACAACCCATAGGGCAGTCTTCCTACACGCGGCATGGCTGGATCAGACTTCCGTCCATTGTCCAATATTCCTCACTGCTGCCTCCCGTAGGAGTCTGGTCCGTGTCTCAGTACCAGTGTGGGGGATCTCCCTCTCAGGACCCCTACCCATCGAAGCCTTGGTAAGCCGTTACCTTACCAACTAACTAATGGGACGCATGCTCATCTCTTACCGTAACCTTTAATATAAAATCGATGCCGACTCAATATAATATAGGGCATTAATCCAAATTTCTCTGGGCTATTCCCTAGTAAGAGGTAGATTGCATACGCGTTGCGCACCCGTGCGCCGGTCGTCAGCGGAGCAAGCTCCCTGTTACCCCTCGACTTGCATGTGTTAGGCCTGCCGCTAGCGTTCATCCTGAGCCAGGATCAAACTCTTCATCGTTGTTTTGTAAATATTATTACAACACAAAATATAAAATCATCCGAACCTAGCCCTTAATATTCTTTAAGCTATTATGTTAATTCAATTTATTTAATTACCGTTTCCAGTAATTAAACGCTGTCTTACAATATGTCAATGAACTTTTCTATTCCTATTTTCTCAGCTTATTTACGTGTCGTTGTTTCCCTAAGCGGCTGCAAATATACACCCTCTTTTTAAACCCACAAGCTTTTTTTTAAACTTTTTTAATCTTTTTTCTTTACTATTTCGTAACTACCTAGAAACAAAGAACTAACGATAAATTTACTTTTAAATAAAATTGAAATTAAATGAAATCAATAGAGAAAACGATTAAGAAAAGAAATTCCACACTACACCAAAACGAACGATAAAATCTCGATATGGATAGCTAGGAGCTGAATAATAGTTATTACCAGTAAAGGATGAGTTTATGTGTTCAGCTTTTAGATACAGCCTTGTTTGTTGAATTTTAGCATTTATAAAGAGGTCTATTAAAGGAAAGCCTCCTAAGGTTTCATTATTTTGAATATAGAACTCCCCTAATAATGGATTAAATGAATTCATGTTATAAGAGGTAAAGTATTTAAAAGTCACACCTGTTTGCAAGAACATTGCTTTATCAAAAATCTCTTTTGAAAAATACAATGTATTCCTTGCTGTAAACTGTGGCACGTTTAGAACATCATTAGATTGAGAAACTGCCTGATACATTATAGTGTTATCTAAAGCAAATTTTCCGTACTTAAACTCTTTTCTGTATTTAACTTTTAAATGACTTATACTATTAGACTCCTGATAAGGCTTTATGTATTGGTTTTCAAAACCCCCTTCTTCTATCGTAACAAGAGGATCAACTGCAAAGTAAGTGTAATTATCTAATGTTGTAAACTCCACCGAAGCATCACCTAATAATTTCGATTCAAAATCAACACCTATTATATTCGTATTAACTTTTTCAAAATTATTTTCATTTGACCAATTGTAATTAGCGTAATCACTTTGATATAATAAGTAATTAAAATCTGGCATTCTAGAAGATGAATGTATATGAGCATGAAAAGCCATATCATCATTAAACCTATAGCCTGCAGAACCATTTAAAAGAGTTCCTGTCAAATTACCAGAGAGATTATATGTTAAGTTTCCTTTTACATCAAAATCTCCTATTTTCTTTTCATAATTAGCACCCAAAGAAATTTCTTCTCCCTTTAACTTACCTACCGACAATCCATCATCTTGAATTAGAAATGTATTAAAGTAATAATTATAGTTATAAACATTGACAAACCCCTTTAACCTTCCTAATGTTGTATTATAAAATTCCGCACTTAATTGATTATAAAAAGATTTAAGTCTTGCTTTATCAGATATTTCTCCTGAAACAAAAGCATCTCCAAAATAATCGTTTTGAGTCGTTTGTGTAAATTCATAAAACCTAGTCTCATAATTAAATACATGACCTAAAGACAATGAGGTTTTATCAATAGCACTAGAGTCTCCCTCCTTTTTAACAAGCTTGTATTGGTTTTCAAAGAAATAGCGCTTACCTAATATTTTAGTATCTACATCATTAAAAAAAACATCTATCCCTATTCTATCTTGAAATTCAGAATCTCCAGACTCAAATTGATCTTTATTTGATATACCTCCATTCTCCTGGTTTTCTAAATCTTGAACAGCAATATGAGCTCTTAGATTATATCTTTTATTTTTGCTTTCATAATTTGTAGTTGTTATAAAATTACCTGCTTCGGATTCCGTAGAGTTATATTTACCGAAAGATCTAAAACCAGTATAAGCTATAGAATAATTTAATCTTTCTGACGTATTAAATGTTAGCATTATATCCAAAAATTGTCCTTCAGAAAACACCGTTTTAAACATTACATCCGTAGTGGGCGTTGGAACATTATAATAATTTATATCTTCAATTTCCTTATAATTGTAATGTTTTGCATTTGCACCTATAAAGGGGTAAAACTTATCGTAATCAGTTTTTAAACTTAAACTATTATATGTTTGCCCCATATTAGAAAAGGGTAACAACTCAAAATTGTCTTTACGCAAGTAATTATTCTTATACTC
Encoded proteins:
- a CDS encoding putative porin encodes the protein MRQFFIIFFVFNVGLVFSQDRPTKPGKDSNSLEKKDKEALGKKNDSIQKKPSIDKYKIISFKRDTTFLDTTLTISKEYKNNYLRKDNFELLPFSNMGQTYNSLSLKTDYDKFYPFIGANAKHYNYKEIEDINYYNVPTPTTDVMFKTVFSEGQFLDIMLTFNTSERLNYSIAYTGFRSFGKYNSTESEAGNFITTTNYESKNKRYNLRAHIAVQDLENQENGGISNKDQFESGDSEFQDRIGIDVFFNDVDTKILGKRYFFENQYKLVKKEGDSSAIDKTSLSLGHVFNYETRFYEFTQTTQNDYFGDAFVSGEISDKARLKSFYNQLSAEFYNTTLGRLKGFVNVYNYNYYFNTFLIQDDGLSVGKLKGEEISLGANYEKKIGDFDVKGNLTYNLSGNLTGTLLNGSAGYRFNDDMAFHAHIHSSSRMPDFNYLLYQSDYANYNWSNENNFEKVNTNIIGVDFESKLLGDASVEFTTLDNYTYFAVDPLVTIEEGGFENQYIKPYQESNSISHLKVKYRKEFKYGKFALDNTIMYQAVSQSNDVLNVPQFTARNTLYFSKEIFDKAMFLQTGVTFKYFTSYNMNSFNPLLGEFYIQNNETLGGFPLIDLFINAKIQQTRLYLKAEHINSSFTGNNYYSAPSYPYRDFIVRFGVVWNFFS